The following coding sequences lie in one Pseudomonas sp. B33.4 genomic window:
- a CDS encoding glutathione S-transferase, protein MFKLYGFSVSNYYNMVKLALLEKGLPFEEVTFYPTQTPESLAISPRGKVPVLGVDAGFINETAIILEYLEQTQKGTPLLPSDPFGRAQVLAIAKEIELYIELPGRACYGEAFFGMTLPDAIKEKTKTELLLGFAALGRHGKFAPYVAGDSLSIADLYFLYSVPLACAVGQKLFGIDLLAELPQAKALLERLEQNPHVQKIAADKEAAMPAFLAMIAAKK, encoded by the coding sequence ATGTTCAAGCTCTACGGATTCTCAGTCAGCAACTACTACAACATGGTCAAACTGGCGCTGCTGGAAAAAGGCCTGCCGTTCGAAGAGGTCACGTTCTACCCGACGCAGACACCGGAGTCTCTGGCCATCAGCCCGCGCGGCAAAGTGCCGGTGCTGGGCGTGGACGCCGGGTTTATCAACGAAACCGCGATCATCCTCGAATACCTCGAACAAACCCAGAAAGGCACACCGCTGCTTCCGAGCGATCCGTTCGGGCGCGCGCAGGTGTTGGCGATTGCCAAGGAAATCGAGCTGTACATCGAGCTGCCGGGCCGTGCTTGCTACGGTGAAGCGTTCTTCGGCATGACCCTGCCGGACGCGATCAAGGAAAAGACCAAGACCGAATTGCTGCTGGGTTTTGCTGCGCTGGGACGACACGGCAAGTTCGCCCCGTACGTGGCGGGCGACAGTCTGAGCATCGCGGATTTGTATTTCCTCTACAGCGTGCCGCTGGCCTGTGCGGTCGGGCAGAAGCTGTTCGGGATTGATTTGCTGGCGGAGTTACCGCAGGCGAAGGCGCTGCTGGAGCGGCTTGAGCAGAATCCGCATGTGCAGAAGATTGCAGCAGACAAAGAGGCTGCGATGCCGGCGTTTTTGGCGATGATCGCTGCCAAGAAGTGA
- a CDS encoding TIGR02647 family protein, with product MSLTPELVAELEVLALFPLDSSQEGLKIHQTAAPKHISAAKRLFEKDLTDQPDGGYLTSLGRDAAQNVQTVLTILREQETA from the coding sequence ATGTCGCTTACCCCTGAGTTGGTTGCCGAACTGGAAGTCCTCGCACTCTTTCCCCTGGACAGTTCCCAGGAAGGTTTGAAAATTCATCAGACCGCTGCCCCGAAACATATTTCTGCCGCCAAACGCCTCTTTGAAAAAGACCTGACCGATCAGCCTGATGGCGGTTATCTGACCAGCCTCGGTCGCGACGCCGCACAAAATGTGCAAACCGTGCTGACCATTCTGAGAGAGCAAGAAACCGCCTGA